Proteins encoded together in one Impatiens glandulifera chromosome 1, dImpGla2.1, whole genome shotgun sequence window:
- the LOC124936303 gene encoding heat stress transcription factor B-2a-like, which translates to MTAGAAADARSTSPTPFLSKTYSIVDDHSTDEIISWNKEGSSFIVWDPSQFAKTLLPKFFKHDNFSSFIRQLNTYQFRKIVPDRWEFSNENFQRGKKHLLCQISRRKSVITFTSSPDQVLPSSEEEQGTNSSSISSSGNNLELIEENERLRNENNKLSRELSEIRSLFQTIISKTSNYVNNYQLQEESSLPAMKQLDLLPVEVEGDEESVSTKLFGVRIGAKRQKRINGCGEKAEVYGCPELQLGQYSAV; encoded by the exons ATGACCGCCGGAGCCGCCGCCGATGCAAGGTCAACTTCTCCGACCCCATTTCTATCAAAAACATACAGTATAGTCGATGATCATTCCACCGACGAAATCATTTCATGGAACAAAGAAGGATCTAGTTTCATAGTATGGGATCCATCTCAATTCGCTAAAACCCTTCTTCCCAAGTTCTTCAAACACGACAACTTTTCCAGTTTCATTCGTCAACTCAACACCTAT CAATTCAGAAAGATCGTGCCTGATAGATGGGAATTCTCAAATGAGAACTTTCAAAGAGGGAAAAAACATCTTCTCTGCCAGATTTCTCGGCGGAAGTCTGTTATTACATTTACATCATCACCTGATCAAGTTCTACCATCGAGTGAAGAAGAACAAGGGACTAATTCTTCGTCGATTTCGAGTTCTGGGAATAATTTGGAACtgattgaagaaaatgaaaggtTAAGGAATGAGAATAATAAACTTAGTAGGGAGTTGAGTGAGATTAGAAGTTTGTTTCAGACTATAATCTCTAAGACTTCGAACTATGTTAATAATTATCAATTGCAAGAAGAGAGTTCTTTGCCGGCGATGAAACAGCTTGATCTTTTGCCGGTGGAGGTGGAGGGAGATGAAGAATCGGTTAGTACGAAACTGTTTGGGGTTCGTATTGGGGCGAAAAGACAGAAGAGAATTAATGGCTGCGGGGAGAAGGCAGAGGTGTACGGATGTCCGGAGTTGCAGCTTGGACAGTATAGTGctgtttga